The DNA sequence TCAACCTTTTTTAAAAAAAATGCTCCCGCATCAGAATAAAATAAATAATCTCCATTATTTATTTTATTTAATGTTTTTAATATAAAATATGGCTTCCAAAGCCAATATCCACCACCTCTTTTTTGAGATAAAATATTTTTATTTTTATTGTAAAATTCATAATCTATATCATTTGGGGTATAACCCATTATTTTATCAAAATTACCATTCATTTTTGCCATTATTAGTGCAAATTTTTTTTGTTTTAAAAATTTTTCATCTCCATAGGTTGTAAAAAATTTCATAACTTTACCCACCCTTCAGAAACAATATCTATTTTTTTATAATCATTAAACCATTTATTAGGAGCTATAACTATTTTGTCTGGATTTTTATTTAGCCATGCTACCCACCAACTAAATGTACTATTAGCAATAATGTTGTTTTTACATTGACTCATTAAATACATATCTTTATAACTTTCAAAACCTTTATTCCATTCAATAAAATAAATCTCTTTATTATTAAAATTTATATTCTCTTTTACCCAATTTATTTCATCAGAAAAAATAAAAAAAATGGGGTTTTCTATTTTTTTTGATATTATTTTAATTGCATTTTCATAATAATTTTTATCACAAATATTCCCAAGAATTCTTTTATATTTTGGATTACTATAATAATCTCCTCTTCTAATATGAATACTCACAGAATTAGAATTTTTTATTTTTATTAATACTTCATTATTTTTTATATCTCTACCATCTATTTTAGGAAATTCAAATTTGTTTCTAACAATATCCTCAATCCCCTCAAAATACTTTGAACTTTGCCATAATCCACTATAAAATAAAATTTCTTCTTTTTTCTCAGCTCTATATACATTTTCTTTATATAAAAAATCTTCTCCTTCATTAATATAACTTTTTTTCACTCCAAAAATTTTTCTTCTTATTTTTGAAAATATATTTTGTTCTCTGTCAATATATTTTTTTACTTTTTCATTAGAAATCATAGATTCTTTTATTTTAAAGATTCTTTCTAATTCATATCCGTTATTATCTTTAACTTCTTTAAATCTGTCAAGATATAAAGCTACATTTTCACTTCCATATTTTTCTCTTAATGATAAATAAAAAGCATATTGAAACATTTGATTTCCTAGTCCACCTATTATTTCTACTACTTTCATGTATTTTTCCCACTCCTTATTTTTCTAATTTTAGTCAGTTATAAAATTCTGCAAACCTTAATTTTATTATCTTCAAACTTTATAAATAATTCTATTATCCCTACATCCCTTCAATGTGGCGGGAGTGTGTATTTTTTGACATTGCCATAAAACATACTTAACACTCCTCTTTTTGTTTGGTTTTTCAAGGGTATTTTGCAACTATCTATTTCTAATTTAAACCAATGTATAAAATAAATTGTATCTCATATATTATAATTTAATAACTTTTTTTAATTATTCTTTTATTTTTTTAAAGCTAATTTTATAAAATTAAAAAAAGTAATCCTAAAATCTAAAAAAAACATAAAAGGCCACTTCCAATTATTGTAAACTAATTGTCCTATAAACTGACTTAATATTAACCCTAATATTCCAATTGAAAAATATTTTAAAAATATAAAACTTAAAAAAATAATAAATATCCCTGTTAAAATACTTGATTTTACAATTGGAACTGTATTATTTGTCATAATTAAACCTGCAAAAATAGAATGTTGTACTTCTAAAAAATACATTATAAAAATAATAATTAAATAACTTTCTTTTAATAATTCTTTATTTGAAATAAACATTATAATTTTGTTTCCAAATAAAATTATAAAAATCCCTTCAATACTATATAAAACCATAGAAATTATAAATAATTTTGAAGATATTATTAAAAAATTTTGCATTGTTTTTTTTAACCTTAAATTATTTAATTTAGGAACATATACATTAAATAAAGTCATTGCTGTTGTCACTGCAATATTAAAAATTTGCATTGTTAGTGCAAACTCTCCAAACTCTTTTAATGATAAATACTTAGCTCCTATTAAATAATTAGCTTTTAAAGTCAAAAAAGCACCTAAAGAGGCTAATCCCATTTTTTTAGAATTATAAAATATAATAAGAAATAAATCTATTAATTCTTTTTTACTTATAAATTTATTTTTTCTTAGCTTTATTTTAGTTTCATTATCAAAAAAGTATTTATTAGATAGAATCCTATTAAATAATGCTCCTATTAAATTAGATATTGCTATTCCAAATAAACCATATCCTAAATTTAATAATAAAAATGAAAAAAATATATAAATTAATTTTGAATAAACTAAAGACTTATTTGATTCTTTTATTAATCCTCGCCCTAATAAAAGTGGAGTATAATAATAATAATAAAAGTTAATAGTAGCAGAAAATATATAAATATTCCAAACATAAATATAATAATTCGCCTTATCCAATCCTTTTACTATAGAATAAATATATACATTCCCTAAAGTTATGAGTAAAAAAAATGCTATTATAGAAATAAAGAAATAAATTTTTTTTGACACAAAAATTAATTTCTTTAATAAATAATAATCAATTTCTTCAGAAAACAAAATATTTATTCCGTTTTTTTTCAATTCCTTTGCTCCACTATATACGTAAGAAACATTTCTTAAAATGCTAGTTTGAAATCCAAAATCTAATAAATTTACCAATGCTGTTACTGTTAAAAATATATACCAAATTCCTATTTCCTCATTAGTTAATTTTTTTAAAATTACTGGCAATAAAAATAATCCCGTTCCAATTTGTGTTATTCTCGCTAAATATCCCCAAATTATATCTTTTTTAGAGATTTTTATATCCATAATTAATTTCTCCTTTTTATACACAACTCATATCAATAATTTCTATATTAAGTTATTTAACCTTTAATAATCCTAACTTATTATAAATCTTTAGCAAAAATACTTTAAAATCTTTTCTATATATTTCTCCTGTACTTCCCGATTCTCCTTTAAATATTGGATATTGCTTAAAATAAGTTGTTTTTTTATTTTTTAATTGTGCATAAAAACAATGTTCTAAAAAATAAAAAGTTCTGTCATCTACATTTTCATATATATCAATTAATTCTGCTTTATAAAATTTTATAGATACTTTAAAAAAACGTGTATCTACACTTTTAGTCCTTGGATATTGTTTAAAAAAAGTATTTTTAGATTTTACTTTTAATAAAAAATTTAAATTTTCTATATATAATCTTCCCGTTAATTTAAAAAAACTATCATCTTCTTCATTCTCAATTTTTTTTAATATTTCGCTATTTAATATAGCATATTTTAAAATTTCACCTTCCCCATACCCCTTTCCTTTTTTTATAATCATATCTTCATTTCCTAAAAATGAAATTAATTCTATAAGTTTATTATTCTCTTTAGCTATCAGACGCAATCTTTTAAAACCTTCATCTAATTCAAAATTATAATTTGTATTTTCACAAAAAATAATATTTTTTACTTCTTTTAACTTTAATATTTTCTCTAAATTTTCAATATATTGTTTTCGTCTTTTATCAGAATCAACCAAATTTAAATAAGGAGTATTTAAATTTGGTCTAATAGTTCCTGTTAATAATAAAGTAGCTAACATTTTTCTCTCCTAAACAATTTTATATTTTAATCTCTCTCCAAATACCACTCATAAACTTTTCTTATTCCATCCTCCAATTTCACTTTATGTTTCCACCCTGTTTTATGCAATCTATCAACATTTAATAACTTTCTTGGTGTCCCATCAGGTTTACTTATATCATTTACTATTTTCCCTTTGTATCCAACTACTTTTTTGATAATTTCAGCTAATTCTCTTATTTCTATATCTTCTCCAGTTCCCATATTTACATGTATTTCATCACTATAATTATTCATAAGATGTATTAATGCATCTGCCAAATCATCTACATACATAAATTCTCTTCTTGGTTTACCTGTCCCCCACATAACAACTTCTTTATCTCCATTTACTTTTGCATCATGAAATTTTCTAATAAGTGCGGGCATTACATGGCTTGTTTCAAGGTCAAAATTATCATTTATACCATATAAATTTGTAGGCATAGCTGATATAAAATCTACTCCATATTGTCGCCTATAAAATTTACATAATTCTATACCACTTATCTTAGCTATTGCATATGCTTCATTTGTAGGTTCTAAATATCCACTTAATAACTCTTCCTCTACCATTGGTTGTTTCGCAAATTTTGGATATATACAAGAACTACCTAAAAATAGTAATTTTTTTACACCATATGTATAAGCACTATGAATTATATTTGTTTCTATCATTAAATTATCATATATAAATTCTGCTGGATATGTATTATTAGCATGTATTCCTCCAACTTTTGCTGCTGCTAAAAATACATAATCTGGTTTTTCCTCTCCAAAAAACTTTTCTACGTCTAATTGTCTTCTTAGATCAAGCTCTTTTGAAGTCCTATGTATTATATTGCTATAACCTAATTCATTAAGTCTCCTAATAATAGCAGAACCAACCATACCTCTATGTCCTGCTATATATATTTTAGCATTTTTATCCATTTTATCCCTCCTAAAAAGAAACCACGAATATTCTCGAATGAAAACGAATATTCTTGTTATAAATATTTATAATATATAAATTTTATTTAAACACTATTCTTTGATATTCTAATCTTTCATTTTTAAAGTTTATAATCATACCTAATTTTTTATTAGTTGCTTTCAAATAATAAAAAAATAATCTACACTTTAATCTGTACCCTTTGTCAAGTACATTTTAAAAAAAAGTAGTTAAGCTGATTTATTTTCTAAAAGATGATTTCTATATTTTATAGGAGTCATCTTTTTTAATCCCCACTGACATCTATAATTATTATAATAATCCATATAATCATCAATCTCATTAATTAATTCTTCAAATGTATTACATTCTTTAATATTTGCTTCATCTTTAAAGTGGCCAAAAAATGATTCTTGAGGAGCATTGTCCCAGCAATTACCTCTTCTTGACATTGACTGATCTAAGCCACTATTTTTAACTAATTTTTGAAATGTTGGGCTTGTATAATGGACTCCTTGATCAGAATGTATTAATGCATCCTTATGAATTTTAAAGCTTTTGTTTTCCATAAGAGTTCTTATTGTTTCTGTTGCAATTTCTAACTTAATATTTTTAGATAATACATATGCAGGTATTTCTCCTGTTGAACTATCCTTAATAGTTGATAAATACGCACGTTGACCATTACCATATGATAGGTATGTTATATCTGTTAATAATATTTTCCCTGGTATTTCTTGTTTAAATTCCCTATTCAATTTATTTGGAATAGTTGTATGCTCTTTTGTAGCCTTTGCTATTCTCTTATAAGGATTTGCCTTTCTAATCGTACATACAATACTATATTTTTTCATAATTCTTCTGATTTTTTTCAGATTAAAAATTGTAGCAAATTCATTTTCTAAAGTCATTTTTATCTGTCTAGCTCCCTTTTGCCTACCTTTGAATTCATATGCTTTTATGATTAAATCTCTTGCTTTTTCATCTTCTAATTCTTGATTGCTTTTATTTGTTTTGGAAGTTTCAGACAAATAGTTATAATAACTTGTTCTAGAAATTTCTGCAACTTCACATAAATATTTTATAATATTTTTTACACCACTTGTTTCTATTACATCTTTGATTATAACAAACTTTTCTGATGGCGATAATTCAATTAATTTACCGTTCACCTCTCTTTCTCGCACGTCTAGCTTTTTTAGCAAATCAATCTCCGCTTGAAGATAATCATTTTTTACTTGAAGCCTTTCATATTTCTCTTCTAAAGATAGCTCTCTTTCTAAAGGTCGTCCAGAGTTCTCTTTTCTTCTATCATCTAACCCTAATACTCCTTGCTCTTTATAGGCACGTCTCCATCTTGCTGCTGCTGATCGAATCCTTTTCATCCCTAATACTTGTACGTCAAATCCATATTTTTCAAATATTGCTCTAGGTAAAATTTTATCTTGACTTTCTGCAATAAAAATTCTTCTGAATTCTGATGTATATGTGATTGCCTTAGAACTTATAGTTTTGACATATTTATTTTTTGATAAAATTTCAATCTCTTTTTTTGTGAATATTTTGTTGCTCATGAAATCCTCCAATCTATTAAATTAACATTATAGATATTATATAAAAATACCATATCTGATGCAACTTTTTTTTAAATGTCCATCTTATAGGGTACAGTATACTTCATCTGGTAAGATATAAATGTTTTTCTAAATTTTTGGCTTCTGAAAAATTTTGTTTTGAAAAATCGCATATTTCAAAAAAACGGCGTAGCTTATTTTCTAAACAAATTTATACTTTCCTAACAAATTAAAAAGTTGTGCTCTATGTATATCTTTAATTTTTTCAACTGTTTTTAATTCTAAAATTATTTTATTACCAACTAGAATATCTGCTATATAACTTCCTATCTCTTTTCCGTGAAAAATTACTTTTATATTCTTTTGTTGTTCTGCATATATCCTTTTTTCATGAAAAAGAACCATCATTGCATTTTCATATACTTTTTCTAAAAAACCGTTCCCAAGCTCATTATGAACTTCCATTGCTATTCCTATTATTTTATAAGATGAATCTTTATATACAATCCCCTCCACATCTAATCCCCTTTTATAACCCTATCATTCATTACTAATTCCCATAAATATATTTATTCGTTACCATTCGTTTTATTCGTGGTTAATATTTTTTAATCAAAAGATTTTCTAATTCGTTCCTCTTTCGCTACCATTTTCATATCTGATTTAACCATTATCTTAACTAATTCTTTAAATGAAGTATTTGTTGGATTCCATCCTAATTTTTCTTTTGCCTTAGTTGGGTCTCCTAATAATTGTTCAACTTCTGTAGGTCTAAAGTATTTTGGATCTACTTCCACTAATACTTTTCCTGTAGATTTATCTACTCCTTTTTCATCTATTCCTGTTCCTTGCCATTCAAGTTCTATTCCTGCTTCTTTAAATGCTAAAGTTGTAAATTCTCTTACTGTGTGCATTTCTCCTGTAGCTATTACAAAATCTTCTGGTTTATCATATTGCAATATAAGCCACATACACTCTACATAATCTTTTGCATATCCCCAATCTCTTTTTGCATCCATATTTCCTAAATATAATTTTTTTTGTTTCCCTGATTTTATTCTTGCTACTGCAAGAGTTATTTTTCTTGTTACAAATGTTTCTCCTCTTCGTTCTGACTCATGATTAAACAGTATTCCATTTACAGCAAACATATCATATGCTTCTCTATAATTTTTAGTTATCCAAAATCCATACATTTTTGCTACTGCATAAGGACTTCTTGGATAAAATGGTGTCGTTTCGCTTTGTGGTACTTCTTGCACTTTTCCATATAATTCAGAAGTTGAAGCTTGATATATTTTTGTTTTTTTCTCAAATCCTAAAAATCTAACCGCTTCTAATAATCTTAAAGTTCCTATCCCATCAGTATCTGCTGTGTACTCTGGCACTTCAAAAGATACCTGTACATGTGATTGAGCAGCTAAATTATAAATTTCAGTTGGCTCTATTTCTCTTATTAATCTAATTAAATTTGTAGAATCTGTCATATCTCCATAATGCAATTTAACTTTTCTTTCTTTGTGCATATCTTGTATTAATTCATCTATATATAAATGTTCTATTCTTCCTGTATTAAAACTAGAACTTCTTCTTATAATTCCATGTACTTCATACCCTTTTTCTAATAATAATTCAGCAAGATAAGACCCATCTTGTCCTGTTATTCCTGTTATTAATGCTACTTTTGACATTATATTGCCCCTCTCTATATTTATTTTTCAATCTCAAATTAACTCAAATAATTAAATTAGCTCCAATTATTTATAAGTTAAATCTTTATATAATTTTTCTTCCGTAATTCCCTTTTCAAATCTATACCTTCTTTTTATCCTTCATCCGCTTTTATCCCGTGCATATCTCGTGGTTTCAAATTTTATTTTTTTTATCTTTTTTATTCATAATTTCATAATTCTACATATAAAATTAATTGTTTTTTATTTGAACAACACTATAATACCATTTCAGCTTACTTTTGTCAATAAGCAATCCACTTATTTTTAGACCAAATTTTACATTCCAATTACCTTTTGATTTTTTTTAAATATGCTTCAAATATTAATATCCTTCGTGGTATTTTTAATCTTTTATTATTTAGATATCAAATTAACAAATTCATTTTCTAATTCATTTTCCAATTCGATATCCCAAAGCAATACCAGTACATCTCCTTTTTTGATATCCTCTTTATTCAAAATATGCTCGTAAACCACTTTTTTGGAATCCAATGTCATCTTTGCTATTTCAAATATTTCATCCTTTTCACCTAATAAATATATATTTTTATCTAATGAGTTCTCTATAATTATATTAATTTTATTTGATAGCTTTATTATTTCATTATATGATTTTTTTATATATCTTAATGTCTTTTTTGTTTTTTCCTTTATCCCTTGTGGTGTCAAAATATATTTCATAGTTTTAGGAGTCATCTGTTCTGTTTTTAATAACCCTGTTTTGACACATTTTTTTATTAATGAATTTACCATTCCTAATGAAAATGATGTCCTCTTTGCTATTTCTCTTTGAGTCATTGTAGGATTATCTTCCAATACTTCCAAAATCTCTATTTCTTTTGTTATTTTTCTCACCGCCTTGTTTTTTTATTGAACAATATTATTGTATCATTATATCCCTATTGTGTCAATTGACTTTTTTTATCATTTATAAAATAATTGTAAAATTTTAGCCACATATAACCGAATATAATTATTAATCAGTATTTATCTAAATTTACCTTATATCTTCAATTTTTTCTTCGTGTACCTTTGCGATCTTCGCATCTTTGCGCTGAAATTATTCTCTCTACAAAAACTCTCCCACTCCTCATACCCATCATCCCGCTACTCTTTTTTTCTCAACAAAATGCATATATATCAATATAAAAATCCCTATTAAAACAGATATACCCATTAATAAATAACTTTTTCCTATTCCATATTTTTCATAAATAAACCCTGCTATAAATTGAAAAAACATCGCACTAAATCCACCTGTAGAAACTGAATATAATGCTAAAGCCATTGTCCTTCTTTCTTTAGCTGTATTTTCTTTTATATAATTAATTGCAACCACTATATAAAGCCCTATTGAAAGACCTTGTAAAAAAAATGTAGCAATTATAATAATAGGAGATGGCATCAAACTATAAACGATCCACCTTATAAAAAATGATGATGCAGCCAAAACTAAAGCTCCTTCACTCCCAATTCTTTTAATAATTTCATTACTCTTACTCATAAATGGAACTTCACTTAATGCAAATAATAAAAAAGCAAATCCAGTTCCAGCCACTTCTCCTCCAATTTTTTCATAAAATATTGAAAAATAAGTATTATTCGCATACATTGTCCCCATTATAAAAAAACTGCTTAATAAAAACAGTATATATTTTTTATTTTTCAATAACAATAATATATCATGATAATCTATGTTATCTTGAGGCTTTGCTCCTTTTACATCTATTTTTCTCAAAATATAAAATGAAATAACATAAAACATCGGAAAAACAACAAATATAGCATAAATATTAGTTAAATCTATCATAATTCCTGTAAAAAAAACACCTACTGCAAATCCAACTGAACCCCATAATCTCATTTTTCCATAATCATATTTTGCTGTTGATAATACAGTATCAAAAATCGGTCCCATTCCACAATTAAACAAATAAAAAATAAAAAACATTAACATAGCCATTTTAAAATCTTTAAATACCGATAATGATATTTCTAAAAATGACAACATAACAATTAAAAACATAAGTATTTTTTTATATTCTCCAGTTTTATCAGACATATAGCCCCAGATAGGCTGTACAAATATAGATATCAAAGCTCCAAGAGATATAATAATCCCTATTTCTGTACCTGTAAAATGTATACTATCTAAATATTTCCCTACATATGCAAAAAACGCTCCTCCACCAAAAAAAATTGAAAAATTAAGGATTCTATAATTCAAGTATTCTTTTTTGTCCATTTGTACTCTCCTAAAATTTTGTCTATGAATGACTTAAAAATCACTTATTCATTTGGCAATAAAAAAATTGTTTTTTAAATATTCCATTGTGTCCTATTATAGTTTTTATAACGTTTTTTGTCAATAGTATTTAAATCGAAAAGATTACATATTATTGCAGTTCAGATGTATATAAAAATTGAAATAATTAACCGTAGAGACGTAGCATGCTACGTCTCTACAACCACAAAAATAATATGTAGAAACACGATTTATCGTGTTTTTTTAATAAGATAATTTACCCACAAAAATGTATTTTTTAATTTTTTCAAAAATCAGCCTAATAGAAACAATGGTTTAAGCAATAGTAATTTTAGGAAATTCATCATAAACATAGTTTTTGTGGTTGAACCATAAAATAAATTAAAAGATGATAAATAAAGACGTGCAAACATAGATATGAAAACAGGAGGCACGATAAATCGTGCCTCTACAATGGATGAAAAATTACAACATGGAAAATATATATTGAAAAAAGAATATATTCCAATGTTATCAAATTTTTTTCTTCGTGTAACTTTGCGTTCTTCGCGTATTTGTGCTGAATTTATTTCATCTTATATCATTTTATCTCTAACACAGGTATATCATCCATTATTTTCGGCGAATTTTCATCTCCGCCACCAAATATATAAGCTTTCCCCTCTGGTGTTATCCCTCTATAACTATTTTCCAATCCATCATAATCCCAAGTTGCAATATATACTTTTATCCCTTTTAATGTTTTTGGATTCCCTATTGAAGATCCTGAAATTGTAAAATTCATCTCCTTCTTTTCTGGAATAACATTTATTACAGGCGACGGACTCACTGGACTTCCCCAGCTTTTAGCCGAAGCATTTCTGCTTGAATATATAAAGTTTGTCCAGCCGCCTTCTAGTGTCATATAATTCCATTTTAATCCATTTGGCATCTTAGCATTTTGGAATGGCAAATCTTCTATCCCTTCTTGTCCTGGCACTGATATAAATATATTTATTGATACATGGTCAAATTTATATTTAGGATTCCACATTGTTGATATATCTCCCGCCATTTCTAATGAAACTTTCAAATTTTTTCCTGCTGTATAAATTGTTGCTTTTTTTATATCCATTTGATTTGTAAATGTTTCTGCAGTTGGATATTTGTAATTTCCAGTAGGTCCATGGTCATCTCCAACTTTATCATTATATTCTGCTGCTTTTACAAATGGAATATCTACTATAAATTTATATGTTTCAGATAATATATATTTTTTTCTATCTGCTGTTTTAGCATATGCCACTACTGTATGTTTTCCATTTGACATACTCTCCACAGGCATCTCTCCTGTATAACTTCCATCTTCATTGGCTGTTATTTTCACTCCATTTTTTACAGCTCCATCAAATACAAGCAACAATTTTTTTGCTCCATTTACTTTTCCTGATATTGCATAGTTATTACTTAATTTCATTCCATTTTTTACTCCAATTAAACTTACGCTTTCACTATTATCCCCTATTTCCACTTTTTCATCTGTAGCCATATATAATAATCCAGCTCTTGGTGCTAATATTTTTGAGATTTTACCATCTTTCCCAACTACAATATCTTTATCCGCTCTTGATAATCCCTTTAATAATTTTAATTTTGTTCCTTCTGCTAATCCTGTTTTTAGATTATCCAATAACATTGGGTTTTCAGAGGTATTAAATATTACCAAACCTGTTTTTCCTTTATATTCCATTTTATAAGAAAAAATTCCTGCTCCTGTATTTGTATCTTTTATTACTGATAATTTTCCTCTTCTAAACACAGCATTTTCTTTTCTTATTTTTATAATGCTTTGTAAAAATTTATAAGCATCATTATTTTCATCAAAATGGTCTTTTCCTCCTGAACCAAATCCTTCTGCAAACATTGAACCTCTTGTTTCTGTAAATTGTTGTTCAGTTCCATAATATACAACAGGAATTCCTGGAGTTGTCATTATAAACATTAGACTTTGTTTTACCGCAATATAAGGAGCTGATGTTAATAATCTATTCATATCATGATTATCTATAAAATTTAATAATCTATATGGCCTTTTATAATATTTATCTGAATTCCCTAATCTATAAGTTAATGTATCAGTTGCTTTCCCTTCACCAAAAACTTTTTGCAAAGTAATATGTAATGGAAAATCTAATACTGAACTAATTTCTGGTTTTTTATCTGTCCCTTGATAACTTGAAGCCGCTTCATCTCCAGAAGGGCTATAAGGATCTACATTTACCCAAGTTTCTCCAAATGTAAAAAAATCATCTTTTTTAAATTTCTTAGCAAATTCTTGAACTCCTAAATGTTCAGGTGATTTAGAATGTATAAAATCATTCCAAAAATCATGTTCCACATAAACAACTGTATCTATTCTAAATGCATCTACTCCTACATTTTCTATCCAATAATTATACGAATCTTTTAGCGCATCTCTAACTACAGGATTTTCAGTGTTCAAATCATCTAATCCACTCATTTGATAACTTTTTATCTGTTTTTGATCCTTAAAATTTGTTATATCTGGCGTAAAATGATATATTCCAGCTTTTCTATCTTCCTCTTTTCTTGGGTCATTTAAATTAAATGGAAATTGTGTCGGCTTTACTGTTGGCTTTGACTCTAAATTTGCTTCGTAATTTTCACTTAGATCATTTGGATTATATTTTCCTTTATATCTAAAGAAATTCCCAGTATGATTAGGCACAATATCTTGTATTAGATACATTCCATTTTTATGTAATGTAGCTGACAACTCTTTATAGTCATCTAATGTTCCCAAATGTTTATCTACTTCTTTAAAATTTTCTCCCCAATATCCATGATATCCAGAATAATTTACCCACGGATCCCACCATTGATTTGCTACTGGTGGTGTTATCCATACAGCAGTAACTCCCAAATCTTTAATATAATCTAATTTATCCGTTACTCCTTT is a window from the Haliovirga abyssi genome containing:
- a CDS encoding alpha-amylase family glycosyl hydrolase encodes the protein MKRVLLALVVLVLAIYGCEKKDKVVVTKTATAKKSSTKKAIKTVKKDEVSKYLQVSSPSWKDQIIYFVMTDRFNDGDPTNNDQGAGEYDPTKNSHYSGGDIKGVTDKLDYIKDLGVTAVWITPPVANQWWDPWVNYSGYHGYWGENFKEVDKHLGTLDDYKELSATLHKNGMYLIQDIVPNHTGNFFRYKGKYNPNDLSENYEANLESKPTVKPTQFPFNLNDPRKEEDRKAGIYHFTPDITNFKDQKQIKSYQMSGLDDLNTENPVVRDALKDSYNYWIENVGVDAFRIDTVVYVEHDFWNDFIHSKSPEHLGVQEFAKKFKKDDFFTFGETWVNVDPYSPSGDEAASSYQGTDKKPEISSVLDFPLHITLQKVFGEGKATDTLTYRLGNSDKYYKRPYRLLNFIDNHDMNRLLTSAPYIAVKQSLMFIMTTPGIPVVYYGTEQQFTETRGSMFAEGFGSGGKDHFDENNDAYKFLQSIIKIRKENAVFRRGKLSVIKDTNTGAGIFSYKMEYKGKTGLVIFNTSENPMLLDNLKTGLAEGTKLKLLKGLSRADKDIVVGKDGKISKILAPRAGLLYMATDEKVEIGDNSESVSLIGVKNGMKLSNNYAISGKVNGAKKLLLVFDGAVKNGVKITANEDGSYTGEMPVESMSNGKHTVVAYAKTADRKKYILSETYKFIVDIPFVKAAEYNDKVGDDHGPTGNYKYPTAETFTNQMDIKKATIYTAGKNLKVSLEMAGDISTMWNPKYKFDHVSINIFISVPGQEGIEDLPFQNAKMPNGLKWNYMTLEGGWTNFIYSSRNASAKSWGSPVSPSPVINVIPEKKEMNFTISGSSIGNPKTLKGIKVYIATWDYDGLENSYRGITPEGKAYIFGGGDENSPKIMDDIPVLEIK